The following coding sequences are from one Homalodisca vitripennis isolate AUS2020 chromosome 7, UT_GWSS_2.1, whole genome shotgun sequence window:
- the LOC124365839 gene encoding uncharacterized protein LOC124365839 codes for MEIPEVTNQNYVGMLQEKCCKSKISLPNYCDLETDRSNLFKCSCQLGELHTEGVGYSKKAAKQNAAQRMLSKMESTNTSIIGEKQEVVINSVSRLGEYATKNKLDNPLYAEKSEEDGLFVFTCTFNGFTCEGRGHTKKQAKEKSANSVAQHFGVHEYFENLKKCEKRKSLLKPPTQRLHEYCQDKHVTALYSEEKISLANKKEAYVVICKVGDFEQRSLPNESKKLAKLEVASMVLNLLNNDTPGSSPSEERKRKSVKEDLELTEELTNPASKKLKNC; via the coding sequence ATGGAGATTCCTGAAGTTACCAATCAGAACTATGTTGGAATGCTCCAGGAGAAATGTTGTAAGAGTAAGATCAGTTTACCTAATTATTGTGATCTAGAAACTGATAGAAGTAATCTATTCAAATGCTCTTGCCAGTTAGGGGAATTGCATACAGAAGGTGTTGGGTACAGTAAGAAAGCTGCTAAACAGAATGCTGCCCAGCGCATGCTTTCAAAGATGGAAAGTACAAACACTTCGATTATAGGGGAAAAACAGGAAGTGGTAATAAATTCAGTGTCAAGACTTGGTGAATATGCTACCAAAAATAAGTTAGATAACCCATTATATGCTGAAAAATCAGAAGAAGATGGATTATTTGTATTCACTTGTACTTTTAATGGTTTCACATGTGAAGGCAGAGGTCACACAAAAAAGCAAGCCAAAGAAAAATCTGCAAATTCCGTGGCTCAACATTTTGGAGttcatgaatattttgaaaacttaaagaaatgtgaaaaaagaaaaagtttactTAAACCTCCAACTCAACGTCTCCATGAATATTGCCAGGATAAACATGTTACCGCTTTGTACAGTGAAGAAAAAATCAGTTTAGCCAATAAGAAGGAAGCTTATGTTGTAATCTGTAAGGTCGGTGATTTTGAGCAGAGAAGTTTACCGAATGAGTCTAAAAAATTGGCAAAGTTAGAAGTAGCCAGTATGGTTCTTAACTTATTAAACAATGACACTCCTGGATCCTCACCATCAGAAGAACGTAAGAGAAAATCAGTGAAAGAGGATCTTGAGCTTACGGAAGAATTAACGAACCCAGcttcaaaaaaacttaaaaactgttaa